The following coding sequences are from one Dehalococcoidales bacterium window:
- a CDS encoding formyltransferase family protein, whose product MTDPYRIGWFSTGRDKAARDLLSTVISSIERGEIEAEIAFVFCSRKPGESEQSDLFIKLVEGYRIPLICFSYQRFKNSRDTAPTHTPALPRWRLDYDREVIKRLADFKPDLCVLAGYMLIVSEELCRKYDIINLHPAAPGGPTGTWQEVIRQLIANDARQTGVMMHLVTPELDRGPAVAYCTFPIRGEPFDKYWQEIESLKHDSATKKRAEDSLFKLIR is encoded by the coding sequence TTGACTGACCCCTACCGGATTGGCTGGTTTTCCACAGGGAGAGATAAAGCAGCCAGGGACCTGCTGAGCACGGTAATAAGCAGCATCGAACGGGGCGAGATCGAGGCGGAGATAGCTTTTGTTTTCTGCAGTCGCAAGCCGGGCGAGTCTGAGCAGAGCGACTTATTCATCAAGCTGGTGGAGGGCTACCGGATTCCCCTGATCTGTTTCTCCTATCAGCGGTTCAAAAACAGTCGGGATACCGCCCCCACCCATACCCCTGCCCTGCCCCGATGGAGACTGGACTATGACCGGGAGGTAATAAAGCGACTGGCCGACTTCAAACCTGACCTGTGTGTCCTCGCCGGCTATATGCTGATCGTCAGTGAAGAACTGTGCCGTAAGTATGACATAATTAACCTGCACCCGGCGGCGCCCGGCGGCCCGACCGGCACCTGGCAGGAGGTAATCAGGCAGCTAATTGCGAACGATGCGCGACAAACAGGAGTGATGATGCACCTGGTGACCCCGGAACTGGACAGAGGCCCGGCGGTAGCCTACTGCACCTTCCCTATCAGGGGCGAGCCCTTTGATAAATACTGGCAGGAAATAGAGAGTCTTAAGCATGATAGCGCTACAAAGAAGCGAGCGGAAGATTCTTTATTCAAGCTCATCCGTGA